Below is a window of Phocoena sinus isolate mPhoSin1 chromosome 2, mPhoSin1.pri, whole genome shotgun sequence DNA.
AGACAAGGCTCGGGACTTGGAAAAGTCCTAGAAACTCCCTGCCTCCAAAGCAGTTTCAGAGTTTCACCTTTTCTGAAGGATGACAGCTGAGTAGACATGCCAAAGTCTTCCAAATCCTGCTGgttgttttgaattatggctACACTGGCTGTGTACCCCTTGAGTTTTTATCTCCACATACTTGAATTAAATCCTGTAGTTCCTCTTCGGTTCTAGCATCTCTGACCTCTTCACACAGTCTATATGCCACAGCTATTTTACCACTTTCTAAAACCACAATCAGCAGTTTCTGGAATGCATCTCTCGTAGCCTTCTGAATAGCAACCTTCTGGGTTACCTTCCTTTTCATAAGGAGTGATAATGACCCTTCCTGCAAGTTATCCAGAGGTTCCTCAGCCATGCCAACTCCGGGACTCCTGCACTCGTGGGAGGGCAACACCACCTCCTgatgatcctttttgaccacgCATTGAAACCAAAGTAGTAATTTGCCAATTCTTGGCATCTGGAGCTGTTTAGGGCAGGCGTATTATGTTGAACCGCCTTATGTCTGGTGCTGAGACGAACCTTCACTGGAGATGTCTGAAAAAGCTGCTTCTGGACGCATGGCTTTTGGGCTCTGTGGGCATCCCTTGCTGAATAAAACTTGACGATGGCATAGAACCCAGGACCGGCCACTGCTGCGTTTGGGAAGACTCGGACCGAATACAGAAGGCCAAACTGGGAGAAGATTGCAAGGCCTCGGCCGTGGGTCCAgagctcagctcccagcccagcaaGGTTTTGTCACCCGCGATGGGAACCGCGAAAGGTACCAACTCCACCATTTTACCGTCACCGCGCGTGCGTGGCTCGGGGCGCAAGCGGACTGCGCCTCAACAATGCTTATTTTGAACTCTTCTGCCTGCTGCTGCCTGCTAGCTAAAAGGTCAGCAGTATTTTCagtgtttcagtattttaaggTTGGCTGCTGACTTGCGTCGACAACAGAGAACAGTAGTTAGGAGAAGGAGCAGCTGATGGGCTCAGCCAGAGTCGCAGGCCAGTAAAGGCTGTTTCACAGGGCCAGGGAAGGGTCTCTTCACAGCACAAGTGGTCAGTCGGGCTGATGGAGTGAGGCTGCTCAGTAACTTACTGGGAAACCAGGGGTGGTGGGCACACACTTGAAGGCTGCAGGCACTTTGGGCAGAGTGAGGAGCAGCGCGAACGTTCAGCTTCGGGGCCAAAAGGAAACCGGGGATCCTGCCGCCATCTGCGCAGCCATCCGGTCAGGGACACGCGGTACCCACTTATCCAAGTTCTGGTGGGCAGCCACGCGGCGGGGAGGAGGCCAGCAGCGGCCAGGTGGGATCTGGTAAGGATTCGGCAGACGCTCTGGGGGAGGCGGGCTTCAGAGGTGTGCAGCAAGCCCTGAAGCTGCCGGCGCCCTCCGTGTCCCCTTCAACGAGATACACCTGGGCGCGCAGCCAGAGCGCTGGAGACATTGGGGAAGCTGTGAGGCCTCAGCTGCATGCATACGGCCAAGTTTGTTGGACACCTTCGAGTCCCCAGGCCTGGTGAACTACGCTGGGGGTGAACCACTGCTGCACGGTTAAATTTGAGCCTGGGCCCCTGCAAACCTGTGAGTTCTGGTTTGCAGCTGCAGGCTGTGCAGGAAAAAGCACCCACACTTCCTCGTCCCAGTCTCACGCTTCACGCTCTTCCTGGGTGCCGAGAGTATCATGACGTACGGATCCCGCACCCACCCAGCCCTGCACAGCTACTGCAGCAGGTGCGAGGTGCAGAGTTCCACACATTAGTCTCACCCCAGCGTTTACAGCATCACCCCACACTTCCTGGACGCGGGCACGCCGATCATGTAGTTTTTgatctttaaaataatctattcaTCTTTAAGGCCTCACAGGGCTAGTATGTTGTCTTGTTTTGCAGTAGGAGCCCAATAAAATCTGTGAATGTTTTTGGCCTGGGTCTTGAAGGATAGATACAATTTAGGTAAAAGGAGATTGGATTACTACATGTTAAAGGGAAAGAACAGCAGGCAAAGACAGGAATCCACAGGACAGATACACAGATTTTCATTTGTTGTACTAGAAAGTAACTATGGGCATGCAATGGGAAGTAAGGCAGGAAGGATAGGTAGGGTCGACTCAACAAACTTTTAAGAGTAACAACAATATAACCTAATGTAAACTGTAAATAATGAAAGGCAAGTAAATTgagattttatttggaaatctcTAATATAGCTAACAACATGATGTACTGtaattgtttttctgtcttctgtgtAATCTTCTGAAGGATTATAATCCATGcgtttagcacagtacctggtgtGGTGAAGACACTCAGTATTTGCTGGGGATGAAGATTACAGTCAACTCAGCAATTTATCTGTCCATGTTCCCACCTCATCACCTTCCCAAATCTAGTACATTACAATTTTATAATCAATACCATAGCTATTTCCTAGATCTTAAGGCTTCAAGGGAATACAAAGTAACTAACTCCTGTTCACAAGAAGTTTGGGAGCTCTAGGAGCCCTTTTGGTTTCTATATCAATCTAGGATGGACAATACAAAATTAACAACTCTTAatagttttctcttcttatacAGGTGAACTGAGAGAACACTTTTCACAATTTGGCCATGTACGAAAGTGCACTGTTCCTTTTGTgagtattatcttttttaaaaaaagtaataatgttATCCTCTAATtcttgattttttgtgtgtgaaagcATTATCAATTTATAGAATTTGTAATGAAGTGAAGCTGTTCAGTCTTTGTTGATTAAATTATGGGtgatactgctttaaaaaaataaaccttatcCTAGGTATTTGAGGTATTTGTGTTAGTTTTTTATTGTTGCATAAAATTATGACAAACTTAATGGCTCAAAACAacacacatacattatctcacagTTTGTACAGATCAGGAGTCCAGGCATAGCTTTGCTGGGTCCTCTATTCAGAGTTTCACGTAGCTGCAATCCAGGTGTCAGCTGGAGCTGCAGTCTCATCAGAGGCTCAACTGGGAACGATTGATTTCCAAGCTCCCTTAGGTTGTTGGTAGAATCAGTCTTTCAGCTGTAGGAGTGGGGTGTCTGCTATCTTTCTGGCTTTCAGCTGGAggctgctctcagctcctagGAACTGCCTGCAGTTCCTTGTTAGCCAGCTTCTCTCCCATGTGGCAGCTTGCTTCAAAGTCAGCAAGGGAGTTTCTCTGGTCTGGTAAGATAGTTTTATAATGTAGTCTTTGGAGTGACACCCCATCATCCTTGCTGTATAACCTGATCAAGGGAGCAATATCCCATCACTTTTGCTATATTCTTACAGTTAGAAGCGTGTCATAGGCCTTGCCCACATTCAAGGGGAGAGACTATACAGGGTCAACATGGTGGGACACATGGAGATCTTGGGGCTGTTTTGGAATTTTGTCTATTACAGTGTTGTAATAAGGACTTCAGAGAGTAGAGGGTAATTTTATCAAACTAACTGGTGGAGAATATTTTAACCTTTAACCTCATTGAGTTGagtgctttttgtgtgtgtttatatttgcTACATTTTCTTTGCCTCCTCATGAGGGTTTAGAAATCAATctatagggaattccctagcggtccagtggtaaggactctgtgctctcactgtggagggcgtgggttcaatccctagtgggggaactaagatcccacaagcctcgggGTATggcataaataagtaaataagtttaaaaaaaagtaatggagTCCTTTAATtccaaaaaaaagtcttaaaaaaatcaatctataGATTTGTTCTACTTTATCCTGGGCTTTTTCTGTGGACTCTCTAGATTACTGTTTTTTGGGGTGTGTGACGTGAATACACAGAGTTTACACATGCTTCACTAAAACTGCTTTTTTCCTCATGGCACTGAAAAGGCTGTGGTAAAGTATCAACTTAAATTCTTAACGCTTGGTTAAACGTTACTTGCCTTGCAAAGATCTAACAGATTATGCATATCCAGTGCTAATAAAGGTGTAGGGAAACTGGTACTGAAATTGTTGAGAAGTTAACTGATACCTTCACTGAAGGGTAATTTGGCAAAATCTATTAACAATAAGAATTTGCCTTTGATCTAGCagttccatttctaggaatttattctacaGAAATGTGAGGGCAAGAACGTTCAAAACAGCATTGTTTAATAGTATCATAATTGGAAAATCTAAGTGTTCATCAGTGGGGTTGGTTAAATAGATACTAATTCATTGATACAATGGGATttatagttgattaaaaaaatgagcaTGCGTATTACAGACATGAAAATCTATAAgcataaaaaatagttttaaaagtgtatgaaattgggcttccctggtggcgcagtggttgagagtccacctgccaatgcaggggacacgggtttgtgccccagtccaggaagatcccacatgccgcggagcggctaggcccttgagccatggccgctgagcctgcgcgtccggagcctgtgctccgcaacgggagaggtcacaacagtgagaggcccgtgtacccctcctccaaaaaaaaaaagtgatgaactttgtattttttgaagagcattaaaaaaaatgtttcttgggaattccctggcggtccagtggttaggactccgtgcttctactgcagggggcaaagggttcgatccctagttggggaaccaagatcctgaatgccatgcggccaaaaaataaataaataaaaatattaaaaaataaaaaaagtttctcCAAAAGGTAACATTTTTCTTGGTTGCTATTTCCCTCTTAAAAGAACTTAGGAGCCAGAGTTAAGAGATTTTAGATTTAAACATGAGGTTTTGATTCTTGGGAAAATTAAGTAATGTGTAACAGGAAGAAAATTAGTTTCTAGTAACAAGTTCATTGTACTCAAGTTAGAAATGCAGGTTCCAATTTTAGATACATAGTATCTAAATTTTAGCACAAAAATGTTAATGCCTTTACAAATAGAAATGGCCACGTGGAGTAGAGTGCTTTAGAAATCGTCCTATCTATCTGAGGTAAGGAGTGAATCACTGGGACATTAACAGAAACTTTTCCTGTGTTCTAGGTTAATCTTATAAACTTACCTTCCAGGTATATGGGGGCAATTTCCAAGAATGTGTTTTTGGGGGCAGAGCACAACATAACTTTGTAACAAGACTGATGATGTACATTGAGTGAATAGACATCTTGGCCTTTTTTACATAGAAGGGCTGGAGGGCTGGGCAGAGTACGTCTAAGCACACTAGAATCTCTGATGTATAAGACATATAGAATCTGATATATAGGTTGAATGATAAGCACTCTGTCTTTCGCACAAAGGGAAGTAGCAGAACTGCTTAAATTAACCAGAAGTCTAGAACTAGGTAAATAagggtaactttttttttctttttcattaggaGCATGTGATGATAATGGTGGTAGTTGTGATGAGGGTGGTTAATCTCAGAAATTACTAGAAATGCACCTAGGTTTTAAGGGTTAATTTTCTAGTTTCTAGAAGTGCAGAAGTTAGAAACAGGAAGAGTATTTCTTTATGTGATCAAAATTTCGCTTGACTTGCTGTTAATGGTTTATATCTAGAATGACACAGAAAGCTCTTTACTCATACTTTATTTCTCCAGTGGCagtagagaagcagagagagtgtTATGATTAAGAGATTAAGCTTTGGGTAAATAGGAGAGTATTTGTAGTAAAGCAgggttttttatatttattaaaatgtgttttactcCACTTTGGCAGATGAAAAAGTTAGTAGTTTGATTTGGAACTCCTGGAAACTTTCTCAAGTTCATGATTATTAATCTCTTcctaaattttgaatttttaggaCAAAGAGACTGGCTTTCACAGAGGTATGGGCTGGATTCAATTTTCTTCAGAAGAAGAACTTCACAATGCACTACAACAGGAAAATCATGTTATTGATGGagtaaaggtaaatatttttctgtatcatGTCATGAGCTTTCTGTATATCAGTTAAATAGGTCAGAAGTGTGAAATGACAGGGACTTTGGAAGATGTGTAATTTAATGTTTGTTAAagaatggtggtggtgggagagtGCCCAGTTCTAAAAGGTCTGGAAAGGGAAGTACAAGAAGACACTTTAATGGTTAGCAAGGTATATGCAACACAGAACAGTGGAAACAGCAGGGAGACCCTGGTTGAAATCCTGGCTTTTCCActtactatgtgaccttgggccagactgatttacaatttttaattgaagttcaGAGAGTCTTAAGTACAAGGAACAAATAACATCCTTTGACTTCCTGGTGCTGACTCCCTAATAAAACAACGGTTTTCAGTTTTAATGTTTTTGCAGACATTGCCTTTCCTTAGAGTGCTTATTatgtgattgctttttttttcccagctccATGTTCAAGTTCAAAAACCCAAAGCTTTGCAAGGGGACCAAACATCTGATGAAGAGAGAGATTTTTGAGAACATCACTGCCTATTAAATAAAGTAAACAAAACTGGAAATTCTGTCTAAATGTTTTTATTGGAAACAGATAGTTGCACCAAGCAAGAGCTTACTTTCCCCACTCCAAATTAAAACAGAGCACAACAGGGGCCAACATCGTCATTTGGCAGGACAGTTCCAATATGTGAACATCCTTCTTTCTACGTGCTGTGGGCTAACTTTATTTGTAAGCAGTCATTCTTAGACAAAATATTAACCCCAAAGTACTAATGTCACTCGAAAGGGAAGTGGCCTTAATTTCATGTGTGGGGCAGTATGTTCTGTAAATGCCAAAAGGTGGGAGAGAGCACAAACACAacccactctttaaaaaaaactaaataattcaAAGTAGAATTTTTCCATCCCCCCCTTTCTCctataataaaaagtaatgcTGGGCTCTGACACCCAGATTTAGTTTTCATCCTGGCCATTTACAAAGTGTTCCCCTATATGACTTTCATCATTAGGGTTATGAATAATAGTTCATTCACTCTGAAGAAAGTATCtactcctttctcctcttcttgccTTCATGCTCATGTTCCTTGGGGCGGCTGCTATCTGAAGGTCTTTTAGAGCCACCATGCTGTTTGGcttcttccaaaaatttgtccAAACCAAAAGGATCCTCCTCAAACTGAACTGGTCCTTCTCGGCCTCTTTGTCTACGGTCTGAACCAGAAAACTCCTTATCGGGAACAAATCTAGGGAAAAAGAAACGACCATGAACTACTTTGTTTTCACTGGTGCAGACACAAACTAAACTGTCTGCCTTGGTACCTGTTAGTCTTTATTCTGGCTTCTAGGTCATCACCATACATGTCCTTGTCCAGATTTTTACTGGGCCTGTAAATATTCTGGGCCATATCTTTACCACCTCTCCAGGCTTGATCATAAACATTGTAAATTTCATCTTCTCCACCTGCAAAACCACTGTCCATACCCTGTGGAAAAATAGAGGATGTTAAAAATGTAcatgttattatttattaaaagttgAATCTGATTACATTCTTGCGAAGAGTAAAAACCCTTGCTCATTTATAGCTCACATTTTCAATAATCTGAACTGCAAATAAAAAGGTCATTAAAGAACAGTCACAAAGTCCATTAACTTTTGTTCATACCCGCTTTGGGTTCTTAGGTTAAATGTGATGCTCACTAACAACTGACTGCTTTAGTGTAGTGGTCTTTAAAATTGGAGGATACTAGTAtgttaatttccttttccctGAGGGTTGGTATTCATCAACAGCTAATACATGCTATTTCTAGACTCTTTGTACCTTGGATTGGTTGAAGAGCCTTTGGTCATACTGAACATCATTGGAAGTCCGAGGATTGGGCACACCCAGAGCAATGACTTCGCTGATATCtcgattttcatttctctgcagtTTCGACCTGTTTTGAAATACCATGCCACAAACTGAAAATTCTTCACAAACAAGTTGAATTTCCACTTAAATACAATCGATATCAGAAGCAGAGTAAATATGTACATTCACAtcttgtgaatatatatattccttgatAATGCATAATCAGGATGGCAGCTCTTAAGGCATTTCAGATACGTGATTATAAGAGAGAGGGTTTTACAGTTAAGCCTTCATGACAGCAGAAAAGAACTGCTAAGAGACTCTTCTTTCCTTGAGATAAAAttggtatataacattatataagtttcaggacTACAACATAATTCGGCATCTGTATACCCTACACAAAGTGATCACCAAAAGTCTAGTTACTGTCCATCACCATACAATTGACCTTCAGCCATTTCACCAATCCctcaacccccttcccctctggtaaccaccaatctgttttctgtatctatgagtttgtttttattttgttcagtttttgtaGACTTCACAagagtgaaatcacacagtatttttctttctctgacttgtttcacttggcataataccctcaaggttcatccatgttgtcacaaatggcaggatttcatttttATGCCTGAGTTGTATTCTAgtgtacacacacatgccccagatcatctttatccattcatctgttgatgggcacttggcttccacatcttggctattgtaaataatgctgcagtgaacacagggatGCATATACTTTTTTGAATTcatgtttttgtattcttcagaaaaatgcccagaagtggaatagctggatcatatggtagttctattcttaattttttaaggaatctccatagtgttttccatactgactgcaccaatttatattcccacaaacagtgcatgagggttctcttttctccacatcctctccaatgcttgctatttcttgtctttctgaaacagccattctaacaggtgtgtggttttaatttgcatttccctaataattagtgatgttgattatcttttcatgtgcctgttgaccatctgcatatcttctttgcaaaaatgtctatccagatcctctgcccatttaattgggtttgtgtttttgttgttgagttgtatgagttctttatatattttagatattaatcccttgtgggatatatgatttgcaagtatcttctcccattcagtaggttgccttttcgttttgaAGATGGTTTCCTTCACCgtgcagaagtttttagtttaatatagtcccatttatttttccttttgcttcctttgactttggagtcagattcacaaaaaacattgctaagaccaatgtcaaagagcttattactacttgtgttttcttctaggaattttatggtttaaGGTTTTACATTCAAAtccttaattcattttgagttaatttttgtgcatggtgtaagatagtggtctagtttcattcttttgcctgtagctgtccagtttttccaataccatttattgaagagactgtcctttctcaaAAGAATCATTCTTGATATGGAAGTCTTTAATACAAGCAATCACCTTGTAATGCATGCTGAGATATGAAACTGCTATGGTCTATATCTGCTATTATAAAGGGTTAGGGGGAGTAGATGCAAATTAGATGTATCACACGAATCATTTTCAATAAGCTAGAGTCAGTTCTTTTACCTAACCACTCTTAGTAAGTTTATTCTATTAGAATTCTGAGGTAAACATGTCAATGACTGGATTACTCAGTAAGATTTCTGACATTCAGATTAACTTGATTCCCCTGCTGTTTCAGTATATATGCAATCTACATCGCAGTGATACCATAGTAACcatcatcatttattttactaGAGGCTTAGGTCTTAAAATGATTTCTATAGACAATCTAATTTTCATACAATCACAAGTTTAAAGCTTTTCTATGTTATCAATTCTCATAGTTACATTACTGGTTTTAGGGCTCAATTTATCCACAGAGCCATTTTGATTTTTGCAGCTTAGGAATTTCAGACTAAGAGTGTCATTAACTGTGCACTTTCATACTTCGTTCCTCTCTCCTACACTGTACATTTAAACACAACTCTAAATTCAGATTTTCTGCTTCCCTATGACTTCACTCATCAGGGAGATGAAATATGCCATTAAACAACAAAGAATACCACCAGCAGGAATCTGTTTTAGATATGACTTGAAAAAATAGATTGTATC
It encodes the following:
- the SLIRP gene encoding SRA stem-loop-interacting RNA-binding protein, mitochondrial isoform X3 → MKITVNSAIYLSMFPPHHLPKSIFSSYTGELREHFSQFGHVRKCTVPFDKETGFHRGMGWIQFSSEEELHNALQQENHVIDGVKLHVQVQKPKALQGDQTSDEERDF
- the SLIRP gene encoding SRA stem-loop-interacting RNA-binding protein, mitochondrial isoform X1 — translated: MAASAARTAVALRTNIRRPVAFVRKIPWTAASIFSSYTGELREHFSQFGHVRKCTVPFDKETGFHRGMGWIQFSSEEELHNALQQENHVIDGVKLHVQVQKPKALQGDQTSDEERDF
- the SLIRP gene encoding SRA stem-loop-interacting RNA-binding protein, mitochondrial isoform X2, whose translation is MAASAARTAVALRTNIRRPVAFVRKIPWTAASSELREHFSQFGHVRKCTVPFDKETGFHRGMGWIQFSSEEELHNALQQENHVIDGVKLHVQVQKPKALQGDQTSDEERDF